GAGCAAATATCAGGCCCAGGATCAGTGTGGCTTGGGAAGCTGTGGCATTGTGTGTGGTAGGTGCCATGGAAACATCTCCTGGTGGTAACTCAGCCCTCAGCTTGTGAAAGGTGCCTCCATGGGGAAGTGCTGGCTGCAAGGAGTCCTCTTTTACTATGAGTTAATTTCCACCTTCTGCCGACTCTGGAGGGAAACCACTGATTAAGGCGATGCCTAGCAATTGTACTATGATAAGTTAATTGCAGAGGAACAGCCCTATGGCTGCAGTGAGCTCTGGCCAGGCTGCACGGCTCTGTGGAGGGGAAGAAAGGTGATGGTGTcttggagcagcacagctgaaacaCTGGCACTCTGCTGCAACCTAACATGGGAGCGGGTGCCTCCCTTTCCATCTGTGTAAGTGAACTTAAATCTGGCTGCTTCACTCCTTCCTCATACCCTTCCTCCTTTCTGAGAAGGCTCAGCTGCATCtgagaggggaaagggagggattTACAGTCATGATGCACAAATATTTTAGAGGCTTTTTGTAACATCTTATAGCTTATATACAGAAATGCTGTAAAATGTGTTTGGTACATGCtgatatttgttctttttctgtaacTATTCATGCTGTAACACTAACATCACAGCCTAAGCTTTCCTATGTACTAAAAGAGCAAAATGGCCTGGGGTGTTTCGagtgctgtgtgtgcttttgccatggcagcagggctggcctggaGCTCCAGCTCATGGCTTTGCTGCAGGCAAAGTGTGTGAAAAACAGCTTCACTAAGGCAGCTCGGCTTCAAACCCATAGGaaaacctttctcttttccttctgaaaacatagtaataaaaacattgaaaaagaGGCTGGTTTGAGATAatgctaccaaaaaaaaaaaaaaaatcccctacaGGTACTGTTTAAATAGTCCTAGTGCAGAAATGGTAAATCCGGGTGTTCCTGGTTTGGACTTGTGTTCTCCTTGCCTGGTAGGAATGAGGATGGAATGCAGAAATTCCTGTGGGCCATGGCACCTGCCTGTCAGGCAAGCAAGGGGCAttggggagctgggagagagggcagggcagccaggaCTCCTTTCAGAGTGCCAGGCagaatttccccttttttaaaatattcctgagggatattattattaaatatagagttattatatttatttttaaatgtgccTGAGCATCTATTTGGAAGTATGTTTTTAAACAGCCCCAGGTGGCCCTGAGGGCCTGCAGAGCCGCTGTGCCCGCCCAGGGCGGCCCCTGCCCTCACAGAGCCCCTCAGCCGCCCTCAGGGACAGGGCCCCCACCAGAGCCCACAGACTCCCCAGCCCACGCCCCGCaggatggaaaagcagcttccTCCATCAGACAGCATGAAAAGTGCAAGTTTTttgtgattattatttttttttttatgcttttgcATCAGTTGTTGGGGTAAGAAATTTGGAATAACTGGGCGAGCAGAAAGGAACATCTTCCACGGCTTGCACCATGGCTGCCGCTTAAATTCCACTTCAGGTTCCTTCATaatcttgcatttttttatcCTGAGGAATTAGGTAGAAATTCACAAATTTCATAGAGTTGGAAGGCTGTGCACCAGCAGGGGGTCAGCTTTTTCCTGACCTTTGGGGCTGTTTTGAGGGGTAGTGACCCCTCTCTGTCCCAAACAGACCATTTGCCTCAAAACAAGGCCACTTTTCCCTGACTGTAGGGTGAGGGGGCTTTACTGGAGTTCACCCCATCACAGGTCTCACCTCAGCTCTACAGAAGAATATTAGTAAGAATATGCAgtagaaataaaatctgtactAAGATGCTACaaaaaagacaataattttGTCCAAGCTGTAGATCCTTGGAggttaaaataataaaaagcagttGATATTTACCACTTGATTGTTTTTATTCCCCAGCAATCATCCTCTTCTATACAAGTTAGGCACACAACAAATAAGGTTTCACCAGAGCTACAGTTCAGCAGAGAAGGAGGCACATTTGGTGTTCCTCTGGAAACCCTTGTAGAGGATGCAAAGCAATGTGGGGTTCCTTCTCTTGTGACACAGATGGTGGAGTACCTGGAGGTATTTGGTAAGTTCATATTTTTCCTGCTCAGCTTCTGGAAACTGATATTCTTTGTTTAAGCTTTGCTTTTCAGCTGTAAATGCTGAAAAATCCTTATTTACAATTATTGTGCTTTCTTAAAGGAGCTCTTGCTTTTTGAACTCCAGTTCTCAGCACAAAGATGTGGTTAAGTAAACAAGCACTGCTCACTGTTCTGCATTTCTTACACAGGTCTGGAGCGTGTCGGTATATTTCGGGTTGGTGGCTCAGCAAATAAAATCAAGGAATTGAGGCAGAAGTACAATCAAGGGGAAAAAGTAGACCTTATTAATGATGGAGATGTTGATTCTGTGGCCAGTCTCCTGAAGCTGTTTCTGAAAGAACTACCAGTGGCTGTTTTTCCAGACAATATTTGTTCTGGCTTACTAAAAACTTTCCAAGGTACAGAATGGGCACCTTCCAAGCTTCTGTCCATTCTCTGACAGTGACAGATAATGTGTTCATTACACTTTCTATAAACAAGGTTTTGTGTTTCCTTAACCTGAAGTTGATATTTAATTGCTTTGGAGGGACCAAGCATCTACAAACTTTTTTAcagtctttttaaaattcattaattcTTTTGGGTTCCCTTCCTTCCTGTGGCAATGAATCCTGCAATCCAATCCTGTTTTCTTTGAGAAAGCTCTTCCTCTgcatgctttcttttttaaattgtataCCATACTAGTTACTGAGataatatttttagttttaatgcAATCTCCACCATAATGCTGCTTGTGTCTTTATATAGCCACTGTCTCACTTGtctcttttccaagctgaagcctctttttttatttaacctTCCCTGTTAAAGGAGGCTTTTCTGCACATCGCTGTTCTTCTTGAGAACTGTGTTTTTAGttagcatttatttttccagtccTCTTATAATCTTGGACAGCAGTGTGGAGCAGGATGCAAAGCCCACCCAGAGCACCGCAGCAGCCTTCTGCCTGTTCCCTGTTCATGCCTGCAGTGGTTGAGCTCTGTTCTCAGTCTGACTGCTAGCTAATTCAGGTGTTTGCATACAAATATGTGGGCTTTTGTGGGTTACTTTGCAGGCTGCTTTTATTCGAGGTGCCCTAGTAGAAGtttaaaacaaagagaaaggaagcagTTTCATGAGCTGTGAAAGTCTGTGCAGAACAACCTATGGGGCTTTTGCAAGCACCTGTTTTTTTCTACCCTGGACAGtcttgctgttattttttaaagttatttttaccTCTTTGTCCCCCTTTCCATTTCACTCATTAATCAGTTGAGCACCATAGGCCTTGGCCTGTGCAGAATGTGTTTTTAAGGGCTATAATTACCCTCAAGGGCACGATTTGCTCATAAGCAATGTCAAAGCTACGCAGATGTGTCCTGGTGATCTATGGCAAATTTGAGCATCAGCTGCCAATTATTGAGCAGTACTGTCATCTCAATTCTAGTAACCAGGAGACTTTATCTTACTGATAGGGAACTGCTGATCAAATAGAGTTGTTTGTGAACCCATTTTCTGCCTTGTTACCCTTCTTTGAAGAATAAGAACCAAGAAAATGTTAAGTATCCCCAAATTAGAATTTTAAGCATCTCTTGTGTAACTGCAGTTGCATATTTATAGAGCAAAGATGTTTTGAGTCTGAGAGCTACCAATTAGTCAGGAAATGAAGATGATGTGGGGCTGAAAGGCTACAATTTCTCATTCCTCCTAATGAGAATCATACAGCATGTGTAAAATCTCTTGGGAGAGTCAAGGCTGTCAACCTTGCACTGTCTTTCAAGGCAGCTTTGAGGATTCAGGTACATGACTCCTGCTTGCAATTTCATCAGGAAAGCAGCAAGTGCTGGATGATTCTGCcttaagaggaaaaatatcagAAACAGTGAGTGCAAAACTCAATATCTGGAAAACCCATGgttattaaatatttgtaagTGAAAAACATATGCCAAAATTTAGTGTACAAAATCCTTGTTTGGGACCTATTTATTCTTCACATTGGtctaatatattttaaaactttctttcttACTTATATCTAATGTCTGTGATGAAATTGTGTTGGTATGAGGAATGTCTACATTATaagtttgggtttggttttttttcccccccagagCACAAAATCAACACAACAGAATGCATAGAGAACCTGAGACAGTTGCTCAGCTGCCTGCCCAAAGCCCACCAAAACCTTCTTCAGTTCCTGTCTGCTTTCCTGTTAAAGGTGTCAACCTACAGTGCAGTGAATTTCATGACTCTGGAAAACCTGGCCATCGTGTTTGGACCTGCTCTGTTCAAGTGAGtcctctctgctcagctgcctcAAACAGCACAACAAGGTCACACCTCCCAGGGAGGCTTTCTGTTGTAACTCTGGGTCCAATAGGCAGTGGAGCATTTTGTAAGTTCAGTGTTTATATGATGTATTGTGGGCAGATGTGGCAGGTTCTGAGCTGGCTGATCCCTTTCATTCTGTTGGGCACTGACTAGACAGGCAAGCCTCAAGTGAGAAACTATATGAAGAGACATGAGGGATAGAGAGCTGTTTAATGAcagctgcttctcttttctGAGCCAAGATAAGTGCTGGCTGTGGGGGCTACTTAGTTGGATTTAATTCTGAAAAGCTCACCCCCACTTTGGCCTTGTAACAGCATTTGATATCAGAGAAATGAATCCCTGTTATCAAGAAAGAGAAGCAACTCATTCTGCCCTTGCCACTAAAATTCAAGTTGACATGCAAGCTGAGCAGTGAGTGCTTGGCTGGAGCTAGAGAAGTCATGTGTGGGGTGGTGGCGAGCGGGCACAAAACTGGAAGCTAAAAATGAGAGGTGGGACAACATGTCATACAAGTCAAGGTGATAAGAAGGAACAGCCTAGTGTGATCAGATAATGGAGGATTTTCCCTTTCACTGTTGACACTACAGGATGTTAAAATACCTGCTACAACTTGTAAATCTTTGTTCTAGTGGATCACAGCCACGCCAGGTTAATATGAGCTATAAGCCAATGACATTTACAAAATATATCTATTAGCAGGTAATATATTCTATGCAGTAAAAAAGCCTTGTTATTCAGTTGGGAGTTTTATGGCAAGCcaagttaattttaaaagtatatattCAGCAAAATTGGTGCCCAGCATCAATGACAGGCTTTGTTTTGTGGAAATGGACTTTTAAGCCTTGCTGCTGTTTCATAGGTCTCTATATGTGgtctctgttttcctgctctgtgggTTTATTGCCAGGTCTACCAGAATTTGACCTTTGGACTTGATACAAGTTCATGTATTTAACAAAAGCACAGCAAGAGAAGTGAATCTAACAAGATGTGGTGTGGTTGGAACTAGGCCACTCTGTCCTCTGGGGAAAAACCTCACCATGGAGGATACTCAGCAGTGCAACAAAGCAGTTTTGTAACCAGACCCCAAATTCCTTAGTATCTGAATACTGAAGTTAGTAAATGAGTGGAGACAGATGAGATTTATTTATCAGTGTTTGGATTAGTTGTGTGGTGATACTTATGAGCATTGGCTGATACTAAAAGGCCTTCACTAAGAATCTGTCCCTTGGCCCCCACATTAACACAAAAAGCACTTCACGGACTGTCACTTTTCTGCCATCAGGTGGCATTTGCTCTCACCTGGGGCTTCTGTGCATGCACGTGCATGCAAGAAGACTTTGTTCCTTTATCTCCATTCCCAAATTATCCCAATGTGTGCCCACTGATTCCTGTATCTGCACATAAGGATCCAGTGTGCTCCCTTATTGATTGATGAGCTGCTTCAGTTTCTAAATATCCCACTCTTCTGGGACATGGCCCAGCTACTTCTGAACATGTGCCTTTGCCTGGTTTTAAGGTACATTCAGTGCTAAATTGAGCACTTGTGGCAATGACCTGTCTGAGAAGCCTTCAAAACAATCAGCACGGGGTTTCCCTGCCAGTGACCTGTCAAGACAACAACTACCATAAACAGAAGTATGTCTGCCATATAAATGTTATCTTCAACTCTTTACAGTCATTCTGAT
The nucleotide sequence above comes from Molothrus ater isolate BHLD 08-10-18 breed brown headed cowbird chromosome 8, BPBGC_Mater_1.1, whole genome shotgun sequence. Encoded proteins:
- the LOC118688484 gene encoding protein FAM13A-like gives rise to the protein MGAGASLSICQSSSSIQVRHTTNKVSPELQFSREGGTFGVPLETLVEDAKQCGVPSLVTQMVEYLEVFGLERVGIFRVGGSANKIKELRQKYNQGEKVDLINDGDVDSVASLLKLFLKELPVAVFPDNICSGLLKTFQEHKINTTECIENLRQLLSCLPKAHQNLLQFLSAFLLKVSTYSAVNFMTLENLAIVFGPALFKIPVSPLACEEQRLYNGLLLYLLQHQEMLFVDLDPCFSQRQADGLQLV